A region of Ictidomys tridecemlineatus isolate mIctTri1 chromosome 4, mIctTri1.hap1, whole genome shotgun sequence DNA encodes the following proteins:
- the Slc25a45 gene encoding solute carrier family 25 member 45 isoform X3 produces MPVEEFMAGWISGALGLVLGHPFDTVKVRLQTQTSYRGIMDCTVKIYRHESLLGFFKGMSFPIASIPVVNSVLFGVYSNTLLALTATSHQERRAQPPSYTHVFIAGCTGGVLQSYCLAPFDLIKVRLQNQTESRVQPGSPRPRYQGPVHCAATIFREEGPRGLFRGAWALMLRDTPTLGIYFVTYEGLCRQYTPDGQTPSSATVLVAGGFAGIASWVTATPFDVIKSRMQMDGLGRRAYQGLLDCTNNPSHRQWEETTQSAMKRLYEVGN; encoded by the exons GAGCTCTGGGCCTGGTCCTGGGACATCCCTTTGACACTGTGAAG GTGCGACTTCAGACCCAGACCAGCTACCGGGGCATCATGGACTGTACGGTCAAGATTTACCGCCATGAGTCG CTCCTGGGCTTCTTCAAGGGAATGAGCTTCCCCATCGCCAGCATACCTGTGGTCAACTCTGTCCTGTTCGGGGTCTACAGCAACACCCTGCTGGCACTCACAGCCACCTCCCACCAGGAGCGTCGGGCCCAGCCCCCCAGCTACACACATGTCTTCATAGCAGGGTGCACTGGTGGTGTCCTGCAG TCCTACTGCCTGGCCCCATTTGACCTCATCAAAGTCCGACTACAAAACCAGACGGAGTCAAGGGTGCAGCCAGGGAGTCCTCGACCCCGGTACCAGGGGCCCGTGCACTGCGCAGCCACCATCTTCCGGGAAGAGGGTCCACGGGGACTGTTCCGAGGAGCCTGGGCCCTAATGCTGAGGGACACCCCCACGTTGGGAATCTACTTTGTCACCTATGAAGGGCTCTGTCGCCAGTACACTCCAGATGGCCAGACCCCTA GCTCAGCCACAGTGCTGGTGGCCGGGGGCTTTGCAGGCATTGCCTCCTGGGTGACAGCCACGCCCTTCGACGTGATCAAGTCCCGGATGCAGATGGATGGCCTGGGACGCAGAGCCTACCAGGGGTTGCTGGACTGCACG aacaacccCAGCCACCGCCAATGGGAAGAAACTACTCAAAGTGCAATGAAGAGATTATATGAAGTTGGAAACtaa
- the Slc25a45 gene encoding solute carrier family 25 member 45 isoform X2, with protein MPVEEFMAGWISGALGLVLGHPFDTVKVRLQTQTSYRGIMDCTVKIYRHESLLGFFKGMSFPIASIPVVNSVLFGVYSNTLLALTATSHQERRAQPPSYTHVFIAGCTGGVLQSYCLAPFDLIKVRLQNQTESRVQPGSPRPRYQGPVHCAATIFREEGPRGLFRGAWALMLRDTPTLGIYFVTYEGLCRQYTPDGQTPSSATVLVAGGFAGIASWVTATPFDVIKSRMQMDGLGRRAYQGLLDCTVSSFRQEGLGVFFRGLTINSARAFPVNAVTFLSYEYFLHSRG; from the exons GAGCTCTGGGCCTGGTCCTGGGACATCCCTTTGACACTGTGAAG GTGCGACTTCAGACCCAGACCAGCTACCGGGGCATCATGGACTGTACGGTCAAGATTTACCGCCATGAGTCG CTCCTGGGCTTCTTCAAGGGAATGAGCTTCCCCATCGCCAGCATACCTGTGGTCAACTCTGTCCTGTTCGGGGTCTACAGCAACACCCTGCTGGCACTCACAGCCACCTCCCACCAGGAGCGTCGGGCCCAGCCCCCCAGCTACACACATGTCTTCATAGCAGGGTGCACTGGTGGTGTCCTGCAG TCCTACTGCCTGGCCCCATTTGACCTCATCAAAGTCCGACTACAAAACCAGACGGAGTCAAGGGTGCAGCCAGGGAGTCCTCGACCCCGGTACCAGGGGCCCGTGCACTGCGCAGCCACCATCTTCCGGGAAGAGGGTCCACGGGGACTGTTCCGAGGAGCCTGGGCCCTAATGCTGAGGGACACCCCCACGTTGGGAATCTACTTTGTCACCTATGAAGGGCTCTGTCGCCAGTACACTCCAGATGGCCAGACCCCTA GCTCAGCCACAGTGCTGGTGGCCGGGGGCTTTGCAGGCATTGCCTCCTGGGTGACAGCCACGCCCTTCGACGTGATCAAGTCCCGGATGCAGATGGATGGCCTGGGACGCAGAGCCTACCAGGGGTTGCTGGACTGCACGGTGAGCAGCTTCCGGCAGGAGGGACTGGGGGTCTTCTTCCGGGGGCTTACCATCAACAGTGCCCGTGCCTTTCCGGTCAATGCTGTCACCTTCCTCAGCTATGAGTATTTCCTGCACTCACGGGGATGA
- the Slc25a45 gene encoding solute carrier family 25 member 45 isoform X1, whose protein sequence is MPVEEFMAGWISGALGLVLGHPFDTVKVRLQTQTSYRGIMDCTVKIYRHESLLGFFKGMSFPIASIPVVNSVLFGVYSNTLLALTATSHQERRAQPPSYTHVFIAGCTGGVLQSYCLAPFDLIKVRLQNQTESRVQPGSPRPRYQGPVHCAATIFREEGPRGLFRGAWALMLRDTPTLGIYFVTYEGLCRQYTPDGQTPSSATVLVAGGFAGIASWVTATPFDVIKSRMQMDGLGRRAYQGLLDCTPPHLFPRSCHTQLAPVPPNLYLHALTSPSHLQGRSAEVGVPPHPHHPTSSFPISLARWELRIG, encoded by the exons GAGCTCTGGGCCTGGTCCTGGGACATCCCTTTGACACTGTGAAG GTGCGACTTCAGACCCAGACCAGCTACCGGGGCATCATGGACTGTACGGTCAAGATTTACCGCCATGAGTCG CTCCTGGGCTTCTTCAAGGGAATGAGCTTCCCCATCGCCAGCATACCTGTGGTCAACTCTGTCCTGTTCGGGGTCTACAGCAACACCCTGCTGGCACTCACAGCCACCTCCCACCAGGAGCGTCGGGCCCAGCCCCCCAGCTACACACATGTCTTCATAGCAGGGTGCACTGGTGGTGTCCTGCAG TCCTACTGCCTGGCCCCATTTGACCTCATCAAAGTCCGACTACAAAACCAGACGGAGTCAAGGGTGCAGCCAGGGAGTCCTCGACCCCGGTACCAGGGGCCCGTGCACTGCGCAGCCACCATCTTCCGGGAAGAGGGTCCACGGGGACTGTTCCGAGGAGCCTGGGCCCTAATGCTGAGGGACACCCCCACGTTGGGAATCTACTTTGTCACCTATGAAGGGCTCTGTCGCCAGTACACTCCAGATGGCCAGACCCCTA GCTCAGCCACAGTGCTGGTGGCCGGGGGCTTTGCAGGCATTGCCTCCTGGGTGACAGCCACGCCCTTCGACGTGATCAAGTCCCGGATGCAGATGGATGGCCTGGGACGCAGAGCCTACCAGGGGTTGCTGGACTGCACG CCACCACACCTGTTCCCTCGGTCCTGCCACACACAGCTGGCTCCTGTGCCTCCCAACCTCTATTTGCATGCCCTGACCTCTCCAAGTCATCTCCAGGgaaggagtgcagaggttggggtTCCACCTCATCCACACCATCCCACATCTTCTTTTCCCATCTCACTTGCCAGGTGGGAATTAAGAATTGGCTAA
- the Tigd3 gene encoding tigger transposable element-derived protein 3: protein MELSSKKKLHALSLAEKIQVLELLDESKMSQSEVARRFQVSQPQISRICKNKEKLLADWCSGTANRERKRKRESKYSGIDEALLCWYHIAQAKAWDVTGPMLLHKAKELADIMGQDFVPSIGWLVRWKRRNNVGFGARHVLAPPFPPEPPPPGLTSQAQPPLSLKDFSPEDVFGCAKVPLLYRAVPGRAVACDQVQVLLCANSRGTEKRRVLVGGLRSAPRCFFGVSSEALPASYYPDPGIPWSEWLAQFDQDMGQQGRQVALLLADQVMEELEGLPGFHHVRLLPLSASSTTPSLPGSVVWAFKAHYRHRLLGKLTAVQSERDGTSLAEAGASITVLDALHMVAAAWAKVPPQLILSSFIQEGLAPGKTPPSSDKDSEMPPVPSGLSQEEFSRFVDLEGEEPGLGVCKEEMGTDNEEGSKMDSFEPLPTKADALRALGTLRRWFECNGTSPELFEKFYDCEAEVERLCCL, encoded by the coding sequence ATGGAATTGAGTAGCAAGAAGAAACTCCATGCCCTGTCCCTGGCTGAGAAGATCCAGGTGCTGGAACTCCTGGATGAGTCTAAGATGTCCCAGTCTGAGGTAGCTCGGCGCTTCCAGGTGTCCCAGCCACAGATCTCACGCATCTGCAAGAATAAAGAGAAGCTGCTGGCAGACTGGTGCAGCGGTACAGCTAACAGGGAGCGCAAGCGCAAACGGGAGTCCAAGTACAGTGGGATTGATGAGGCCCTGCTCTGCTGGTACCACATTGCCCAGGCCAAGGCCTGGGACGTGACAGGACCCATGCTGCTCCACAAAGCCAAGGAACTGGCAGATATCATGGGGCAGGATTTCGTGCCCAGCATTGGCTGGCTAGTCCGCTGGAAACGCCGAAACAATGTAGGCTTTGGGGCTCGCCATGTCCTTGCCCCTCCATTCCCCCCTGAACCACCTCCCCCAGGGCTCACATCTCAGGCCCAGCCGCCTCTTTCCCTTAAAGACTTTTCCCCAGAGGATGTTTTTGGTTGTGCCAAAGTGCCCTTGCTGTATCGGGCAGTGCCCGGCAGAGCAGTTGCTTGTGATCAGGTACAGGTACTGCTATGTGCCAACAGCAGAGGCACAGAGAAACGACGGGTATTGGTTGGCGGGCTCCGGTCAGCTCCAAGATGTTTCTTTGGGGTCAGCAGTGAAGCGCTGCCTGCCTCTTATTACCCAGACCCAGGCATCCCCTGGTCAGAATGGTTAGCACAGTTTGACCAGGACATGGGTCAACAGGGCCGACAGGTAGCCTTGCTGCTGGCTGACCAAGTGATGGAGGAGTTGGAGGGCCTGCCTGGGTTCCACCACGTGAGGCTCTTGCCTCTGTCTGCCTCCAGCACCACACCTTCCCTGCCTGGCTCTGTAGTCTGGGCCTTTAAGGCCCACTACCGACACCGACTGCTGGGCAAGCTGACTGCTGTCCAGAGCGAGAGGGATGGCACCTCACTGGCTGAGGCTGGGGCCAGCATCACAGTGCTGGATGCTCTGCACATGGTGGCTGCTGCCTGGGCCAAGGTGCCTCCTCAACTCATTTTAAGCAGCTTCATTCAGGAAGGGCTGGCCCCAGGGAAAACACCCCCATCCTCAGACAAAGATTCTGAGATGCCACCAGTCCCCAgtgggctgagccaggaggagtTTTCCCGCTTTGTGGACCTGGAAGGTGAGGAGCCAGGGCTTGGAGTTTGCAAAGAGGAGATGGGCACTGACAATGAGGAGGGGAGCAAGATGGACAGCTTTGAGCCCTTGCCCACCAAAGCTGACGCCCTGCGGGCCCTGGGTACCTTGAGGAGGTGGTTTGAGTGCAATGGCACCTCCCCAGAGCTTTTTGAAAAATTCTATGACTGCGAGGCAGAGGTGGAACGGCTCTGCTGCCTGTGA